A section of the Brevundimonas sp. AJA228-03 genome encodes:
- a CDS encoding YjfK family protein: MFKRLFGGQPAAEPANRLAVVRNMTVGRTVSLDPLAWRRLQPETVFNLDTDALEITAQGTIALDSGQHVHRFYTDDHVMLQAMSDDATGAEAYDFSLFMPWTSAYPPGPRERRIWTDRLSEPVFDGTAEDLPSYPRFWFSESDARQPPVTLWETIWDSRTATVPYARIFQTCMLYARDLAGGRELMLALEMEPEKAPGKSADISHEIMIGIPLEMAEFTA, translated from the coding sequence ATGTTCAAGCGTCTCTTCGGCGGACAGCCGGCGGCGGAACCCGCCAATCGATTGGCGGTCGTTCGCAACATGACCGTGGGACGAACCGTGTCGCTGGATCCTCTCGCCTGGCGTCGGCTGCAGCCCGAGACGGTCTTCAACCTGGACACCGACGCGCTGGAGATCACCGCCCAGGGCACGATCGCCCTGGACAGCGGCCAGCACGTCCACCGCTTCTATACCGACGACCACGTCATGCTTCAGGCCATGAGCGACGACGCCACAGGGGCGGAGGCCTATGACTTCTCGCTCTTCATGCCCTGGACCAGCGCCTATCCCCCTGGTCCGCGCGAGCGGCGGATATGGACCGACCGGCTGAGCGAGCCCGTGTTCGACGGCACAGCCGAAGACCTGCCCTCCTATCCCCGGTTCTGGTTCTCCGAGAGCGATGCCCGCCAGCCGCCCGTGACCCTGTGGGAGACGATCTGGGACAGCCGCACGGCGACCGTCCCCTATGCCCGCATCTTCCAGACCTGCATGCTTTATGCGCGCGATCTGGCCGGCGGGCGCGAGCTGATGCTGGCGCTGGAGATGGAGCCCGAGAAGGCCCCCGGAAAATCCGCCGACATCAGCCACGAGATCATGATCGGCA
- a CDS encoding YjfI family protein, with protein sequence MDAVIETAWTVPTIKAALEDSALVREGELTARVLEGADPVLLVSMQEYGDLPIYLSVGGSQIVVSVLLWPVSEQADTARFNEFLLKAQRVVPLSNFAITSVGDQDVYELMGELASKTTLQTILIELRTLAENAIDATALRETFGQAA encoded by the coding sequence ATGGACGCCGTCATCGAAACCGCCTGGACCGTGCCGACCATCAAGGCGGCGCTGGAAGACTCAGCCCTGGTGCGCGAGGGCGAGCTGACCGCCCGGGTGCTGGAGGGGGCCGATCCGGTCCTGCTGGTCTCCATGCAGGAATACGGCGATCTGCCGATCTATCTCAGTGTCGGGGGCTCGCAGATCGTGGTCTCGGTCCTGCTGTGGCCGGTCTCGGAACAGGCGGACACTGCCCGCTTCAACGAATTCCTGCTGAAGGCCCAGCGCGTCGTGCCCCTGTCGAACTTCGCCATCACCTCGGTCGGCGATCAGGATGTCTATGAGCTGATGGGCGAGCTGGCCTCAAAGACGACGCTACAGACCATATTGATCGAGCTGCGCACCCTGGCCGAGAACGCCATCGACGCGACCGCCCTGCGCGAAACCTTTGGCCAAGCCGCCTGA
- a CDS encoding PspA/IM30 family protein, whose translation MSMLTKLSALFRGTAHDAAQSVVDQNALKILDQEIRDADTSQGKARDDLAGLVARRRMAESEMASFRDQIVKYESSTRAALGQGKTDLAREVAGRIAELESEIATREPVIENMKQAEARLRTAIASTDQKIETLRREIDIVKVNESVQRAQTSVALQSAGAQSRIGSAADSLQRIKQRQAVQEERLRVGQEFEDKRTGADLDAKLKEAGILPGHSSADDVLARLTQAEVTVVTPRIGQSTPGEKEPG comes from the coding sequence ATGTCCATGCTCACCAAACTCTCCGCCCTGTTCCGCGGCACCGCCCATGACGCGGCCCAGTCCGTCGTCGACCAGAACGCCCTGAAGATTCTCGACCAGGAAATCCGCGACGCCGATACCTCACAGGGCAAGGCCCGCGATGACCTCGCCGGTCTGGTCGCGCGCCGCCGCATGGCCGAAAGCGAAATGGCCTCGTTCCGTGACCAGATCGTCAAATATGAAAGCTCGACCCGCGCCGCCCTGGGCCAGGGCAAGACCGATCTGGCCCGCGAAGTCGCCGGACGCATTGCCGAGCTGGAATCCGAGATCGCCACGCGCGAGCCGGTGATCGAGAACATGAAACAGGCCGAGGCGCGCTTGCGCACCGCCATCGCCTCGACCGACCAGAAGATCGAGACCCTGCGTCGCGAGATCGACATCGTGAAGGTCAACGAAAGCGTCCAGCGGGCCCAGACCTCCGTCGCCCTGCAATCCGCCGGTGCCCAGTCCCGCATCGGCTCGGCCGCCGACAGCCTGCAGCGCATCAAGCAGCGCCAGGCGGTGCAGGAAGAACGCCTTCGAGTCGGTCAGGAGTTCGAGGACAAGCGGACCGGTGCCGATCTGGACGCCAAGCTGAAGGAGGCGGGCATCCTGCCGGGCCATTCGTCGGCGGATGACGTGCTGGCCCGTCTGACCCAGGCCGAGGTGACGGTCGTCACGCCGCGCATCGGCCAGTCGACGCCGGGCGAGAAGGAGCCGGGCTGA
- a CDS encoding glutathionylspermidine synthase family protein: MKRITLPERPDWQTRAEGLGFTWHHDSGEPYWDDAAAYEFSLAEIEDGLEAPTAELHQMCLDLVDETVKSERLMGLLEIPEKLRDYVADSWKRGDPSLYGRFDFAYDGKGSARLYEYNADTPTSVYESAVFQWLWLEERIADGSIPADSDQFNSLHEALIARFRAIFPMGGFVHFASDPDFVEDRQTVRFLEDLARQAGLDPKFVAIGDIGLNADGRFVDEQNWLIQAMFKLYPWEQMLRDDYAEPLPTAEITVLEPAWKSILSNKGILPLLWERHGGHPNLLESYFEDDAKASALSAAHVRKPLFSREGANIDIVEAGRTESGLDGGYSGRAILQAVHEAPVFDGRHVIVGSWVVGDQPAGIGLREDAGRITSNRSRFVPHLIRD, from the coding sequence ATGAAACGCATCACGCTTCCCGAACGTCCCGACTGGCAGACCCGGGCCGAAGGGCTGGGGTTCACCTGGCACCACGACTCGGGCGAGCCCTACTGGGACGATGCCGCGGCGTATGAATTCTCGCTGGCCGAGATCGAGGACGGGCTGGAGGCTCCGACGGCCGAACTGCATCAGATGTGCCTGGATCTCGTCGATGAGACGGTAAAGTCCGAGCGGCTGATGGGACTGCTGGAGATTCCGGAAAAGCTCCGGGATTATGTCGCCGACAGCTGGAAGCGGGGCGACCCGTCGCTGTATGGGCGGTTCGATTTCGCCTACGACGGCAAGGGGTCCGCCAGGCTTTATGAGTACAACGCCGACACCCCGACCTCGGTCTATGAGAGCGCCGTGTTCCAGTGGCTGTGGCTGGAGGAGCGGATCGCGGATGGCTCGATCCCGGCCGACTCGGATCAGTTCAACAGTCTGCACGAGGCGTTGATCGCCCGGTTCCGGGCCATCTTCCCGATGGGCGGATTCGTGCATTTCGCATCCGACCCGGACTTCGTCGAGGATCGCCAGACCGTGCGCTTCCTTGAGGATCTGGCCAGACAGGCCGGGCTGGACCCGAAATTCGTGGCCATCGGCGACATCGGGCTGAATGCCGACGGTCGGTTCGTGGACGAGCAGAACTGGCTGATCCAGGCGATGTTCAAGCTCTATCCCTGGGAACAGATGTTGCGCGACGACTATGCCGAGCCGCTGCCGACGGCCGAGATCACCGTGCTGGAGCCCGCCTGGAAATCGATCCTGTCCAACAAGGGCATCCTGCCGCTGCTGTGGGAGCGGCATGGCGGCCATCCCAACCTGCTGGAGTCGTATTTCGAGGACGATGCGAAGGCGTCGGCCCTGTCAGCGGCGCACGTCCGAAAGCCACTGTTCTCCCGCGAGGGGGCCAACATCGACATCGTCGAGGCGGGCCGCACCGAGAGTGGTCTGGACGGCGGCTATAGCGGCCGGGCGATCCTGCAGGCCGTGCATGAAGCGCCTGTATTCGATGGCCGGCACGTGATTGTCGGATCCTGGGTCGTGGGTGACCAACCGGCCGGTATCGGTCTGCGCGAAGATGCGGGCCGGATCACCAGCAACCGCTCGCGCTTCGTGCCGCACCTGATCCGCGACTGA
- a CDS encoding LVIVD repeat-containing protein, whose product MTLRRPLLSSVAALALFVTAAPALAQIQTLVPDARTTLSPGLRDAGEAASGLALEHSVAPPPGFFDPDALFAPTPRPAPGSPPPGPPAPDAPKPRFSPLALANTDMAMSNGRLFVGNFHGFNAYDVTGEGDPKLILSVVCPGGQGDLSIHGNLLFMSVEQNRARLDCGTSDAEGNVNAERFRGIRIFDISDISNPRQIAAVQTCRGSHTHTLVPDPADRNVLYIYNSGTADVRPTAELSSCSGGAPGTNPDTALFSIDVIKVPLDRPEDAAIVNRPRIFADRTTGAIAGLWGGGASGVASQRTAQTDQCHDITVYPAINRAAGACSGNGLLLDISDPENPTRISEMFDPDMAYWHSATFSNAGDKVIFTDEWGGGIGARCTADSPANWGANLVATIEDDKLKGQTFHKLPAPQGATENCVAHNGSLIPVPGRDLMVQAWYQGGISIMDFSDPSKPIEIAFFDRGPIEAERLVVGGEWSAYWMNGRIYASEIARGLDVLKLVPGEYLSAAEIAAAEAVSDDVINPQTQERVEWADSPDVATAYLDQIARVPVAAPVTIDSSIKDLLANPQGRAIVDKHIPPLSSAPFLPQIEAMTLAQIAPLSDGRITPQIMASIEADLSAASANDTAALLVQARAAVDQWRAGARANRQAATALATGLTAAAETETGASKARMLALAAIFQRRAG is encoded by the coding sequence ATGACCCTGCGTAGACCCCTGCTTTCCTCCGTTGCCGCCCTGGCCCTGTTCGTGACCGCGGCACCGGCCCTGGCCCAGATCCAGACCCTGGTGCCCGATGCCCGCACGACGCTGTCGCCCGGTCTGCGCGATGCCGGCGAAGCGGCCTCGGGCCTTGCGCTGGAACACTCGGTGGCGCCGCCGCCCGGCTTCTTCGATCCGGACGCCCTGTTCGCCCCGACTCCGCGTCCGGCCCCCGGATCGCCGCCTCCGGGCCCGCCTGCCCCGGATGCGCCCAAGCCGCGCTTCAGCCCCCTGGCCCTGGCCAACACCGACATGGCGATGTCCAATGGTCGGCTATTCGTCGGCAACTTCCACGGTTTCAACGCCTATGACGTAACCGGCGAAGGCGATCCCAAACTGATCCTGTCGGTTGTCTGCCCCGGTGGTCAGGGCGATCTGTCGATCCACGGCAATCTGCTGTTCATGTCGGTCGAGCAGAACCGCGCCCGTCTGGACTGCGGCACCTCGGACGCCGAGGGCAACGTCAATGCCGAGCGCTTCCGCGGCATCCGCATCTTCGACATCAGCGACATCTCCAACCCGCGCCAGATCGCGGCGGTCCAGACCTGCCGGGGTTCGCACACCCATACCCTGGTGCCGGATCCTGCGGACAGGAACGTGCTCTATATCTACAACTCGGGCACCGCAGACGTGCGGCCGACGGCAGAGCTGTCGTCCTGCAGCGGCGGGGCGCCCGGCACCAACCCTGACACGGCCCTGTTTTCCATCGATGTCATCAAGGTGCCGCTGGACCGTCCGGAAGACGCTGCGATCGTGAACCGGCCCCGAATCTTCGCCGACCGCACCACCGGAGCGATCGCTGGCCTGTGGGGCGGCGGCGCGTCCGGGGTGGCCAGCCAGCGGACGGCCCAGACCGACCAGTGCCACGACATCACCGTCTATCCGGCCATCAACCGCGCGGCCGGGGCCTGCAGCGGCAACGGCCTCCTGCTGGACATCTCCGATCCCGAGAACCCGACGCGCATCTCCGAGATGTTCGATCCGGACATGGCCTACTGGCACTCGGCGACCTTCAGCAACGCCGGCGACAAGGTCATCTTCACCGACGAGTGGGGCGGTGGCATCGGCGCGCGTTGCACGGCGGACTCGCCCGCCAACTGGGGTGCCAACCTGGTCGCCACCATCGAAGACGATAAGCTGAAAGGTCAGACCTTCCACAAGCTGCCCGCCCCGCAGGGCGCGACCGAGAACTGCGTCGCCCACAACGGCTCTCTGATTCCGGTACCCGGCCGCGACCTGATGGTCCAGGCCTGGTACCAGGGGGGTATCTCCATCATGGACTTCTCCGATCCGTCGAAGCCCATCGAAATCGCCTTTTTCGACCGGGGTCCGATCGAGGCCGAGCGACTGGTGGTCGGCGGTGAATGGTCAGCCTACTGGATGAACGGCCGAATCTACGCCAGCGAGATCGCGCGCGGTCTGGACGTGCTGAAACTGGTCCCCGGCGAATATCTGTCCGCCGCCGAGATTGCAGCGGCCGAGGCCGTCAGCGACGACGTCATCAACCCGCAGACCCAGGAAAGGGTCGAGTGGGCCGACAGTCCCGACGTCGCCACCGCCTATCTCGACCAGATCGCGCGTGTTCCGGTCGCGGCACCCGTGACCATCGACAGTTCGATCAAGGACCTGCTGGCCAACCCGCAGGGACGGGCAATCGTGGACAAGCACATTCCGCCCCTGTCGTCGGCTCCGTTCCTGCCTCAGATCGAGGCGATGACACTGGCTCAGATCGCACCGCTCTCCGACGGCCGCATCACACCTCAGATCATGGCATCGATCGAGGCCGACCTTAGCGCTGCATCGGCGAACGACACGGCGGCCCTTCTCGTTCAGGCCAGGGCGGCGGTGGATCAGTGGCGTGCCGGTGCGCGTGCGAACCGCCAGGCTGCTACGGCCCTGGCCACGGGGCTTACGGCAGCGGCGGAGACGGAAACGGGTGCCAGCAAGGCGCGGATGCTGGCGCTGGCCGCCATCTTCCAGCGGCGCGCGGGCTGA
- a CDS encoding DUF305 domain-containing protein: MNPLFALVLAGLLEVPQAAQTPPIFHPGAPGAASRTITATQAVELSRTSFTTGDVEFLQHMLVHHAQAVEMVELLQAHGSSPQIKLLGQRIALSQQAEMELMRNWLTDRGQPLVMADMHAGHMAGMNHAMPMAAAGDTALMPGMLTPHQMQALAAARGQAFDRLFLQGMIQHHQGALDMVDTLMAQPDAAQDPMLSDFSNSVVADQSAEILRMQSILSEL, translated from the coding sequence TTGAACCCGCTTTTCGCGCTTGTGCTGGCGGGCCTGCTCGAAGTCCCCCAGGCCGCGCAAACGCCGCCGATCTTCCATCCCGGCGCACCGGGCGCTGCGTCACGGACGATCACGGCAACGCAGGCGGTGGAACTGAGCCGGACCAGCTTCACCACGGGCGACGTCGAGTTCCTGCAGCATATGCTGGTCCACCACGCCCAGGCGGTGGAGATGGTCGAGCTGCTACAGGCACACGGGTCCAGCCCGCAAATCAAGCTGCTGGGCCAGCGCATCGCCCTGAGCCAGCAGGCCGAGATGGAGCTGATGCGTAACTGGCTGACCGATCGTGGGCAGCCGCTGGTTATGGCCGATATGCACGCCGGACACATGGCAGGCATGAACCACGCCATGCCGATGGCGGCCGCGGGCGATACGGCTCTGATGCCCGGCATGCTGACGCCCCATCAGATGCAGGCCCTGGCCGCCGCCCGGGGCCAGGCTTTCGACCGCCTGTTTCTTCAGGGCATGATCCAGCATCATCAGGGCGCGCTCGACATGGTCGATACCTTGATGGCCCAACCCGATGCCGCGCAGGATCCCATGCTGTCGGACTTCTCCAACTCGGTCGTCGCGGACCAGTCCGCCGAAATTCTGCGCATGCAGTCCATTCTGTCTGAACTCTGA
- a CDS encoding UxaA family hydrolase — protein sequence MTELTSLAALRLNRDDDVAVCVRALEAGETLLDSVVVNETIPAGHKVALRDMVPGTPVRKYGQVIGATTAAVRTGDWVHVHNLGMGEVTMRVRAHEASPATVTAPAHRTFEGYLRPDGRVGTRNYLAVVTSVNCSAMVARRIAREVESRLGDGFANIDGVVAVTHGSGCAMESSGEAMDVLRRTLAGYAQHPNVAGVLMLGLGCETNQLSGLTEAEGLASGDTLSTMTIQGEGGTSATIAAGIERMMAMAEAADTLTRMPQPLSGLVVGLQCGGSDGYSGVTANPALGHAVDLLVAQGGTAILSETPEIYGAEHLLTRRAADPSVTERLMGRIGWWERHVAATGGSMDNNPSAGNKAGGLTTILEKSLGAVAKAGSSPLNAVYNYAEAVTAPGLVFMDTPGYDPVSATGQIAGGANLICFTTGRGSVFGAKPAPSLKLATNTAMYRRMADDMDLDCGEILSAGVSIPEMGERILDLMIRTASGEPSRSEALGFGEDEIQPWRLGAVM from the coding sequence TTGACTGAGCTCACGTCCCTCGCCGCCCTTCGCCTGAATCGGGACGACGACGTCGCCGTCTGCGTCCGCGCGCTGGAGGCCGGCGAGACCTTACTGGACAGCGTCGTCGTCAACGAGACGATCCCGGCCGGACACAAGGTGGCCCTGCGCGACATGGTGCCCGGAACGCCCGTCCGGAAATATGGTCAGGTCATCGGCGCGACGACGGCGGCCGTGCGGACCGGAGACTGGGTTCATGTCCACAATCTCGGCATGGGCGAGGTCACGATGCGCGTCAGAGCCCATGAAGCGAGTCCCGCGACTGTCACGGCCCCGGCGCATCGCACCTTCGAGGGATATCTCCGCCCCGACGGTCGGGTCGGCACCCGCAACTATCTGGCCGTCGTCACCTCGGTGAACTGTTCAGCCATGGTGGCCCGCAGGATCGCGCGCGAGGTCGAGTCGCGGCTGGGCGACGGCTTTGCCAACATCGACGGCGTCGTGGCCGTGACCCATGGCTCCGGCTGCGCGATGGAGTCCTCGGGCGAGGCGATGGACGTCCTGCGCCGCACCCTGGCGGGCTATGCGCAACATCCGAACGTCGCGGGCGTGCTGATGCTGGGTCTGGGGTGCGAGACCAACCAGCTGTCCGGCCTGACCGAGGCCGAAGGCCTGGCATCCGGCGACACCCTGTCCACCATGACCATCCAGGGCGAGGGCGGTACATCCGCCACCATCGCGGCCGGGATCGAGCGCATGATGGCCATGGCGGAGGCGGCCGATACCCTGACCCGGATGCCTCAACCGCTGTCCGGCCTGGTCGTCGGCCTGCAATGCGGAGGCTCGGACGGCTATTCCGGCGTGACGGCCAATCCGGCCCTGGGTCACGCCGTAGACCTGCTGGTCGCACAGGGCGGCACCGCGATCCTGAGCGAGACACCCGAGATTTATGGCGCGGAACATCTGCTGACGCGCCGCGCGGCCGATCCCTCCGTGACCGAGCGGTTGATGGGGCGCATCGGCTGGTGGGAGCGTCATGTCGCCGCGACCGGCGGGTCCATGGACAACAATCCCTCGGCCGGGAACAAGGCTGGCGGGCTGACGACCATTCTGGAGAAGTCTCTGGGAGCGGTGGCCAAGGCGGGGTCGTCGCCGTTGAACGCCGTCTACAACTATGCCGAGGCGGTGACCGCGCCCGGCCTCGTCTTCATGGACACGCCCGGATACGACCCCGTCTCGGCCACAGGCCAGATCGCGGGCGGGGCCAATCTGATCTGTTTCACGACCGGCCGGGGATCGGTCTTCGGCGCCAAACCCGCACCCAGCCTGAAGCTGGCGACCAATACGGCCATGTACCGGCGGATGGCCGACGACATGGATCTGGACTGCGGAGAGATCCTGTCGGCCGGGGTTTCGATCCCGGAAATGGGCGAGCGCATTCTGGATTTGATGATCCGCACGGCCTCGGGCGAGCCGTCCCGGAGCGAGGCCCTTGGCTTCGGCGAGGACGAAATTCAGCCGTGGCGGCTCGGCGCGGTCATGTGA